From a region of the Mus pahari chromosome 12, PAHARI_EIJ_v1.1, whole genome shotgun sequence genome:
- the Rmi2 gene encoding recQ-mediated genome instability protein 2, with protein sequence MAAAASQSLSSGGPGAVRLPRSPPLKVLAGQLRRHAEGGPGAWRLSRAAVGRAPLELTAVWMQGTVLAAEGGQARLRDPSGDFSVRGLERVPRGRPCLLPGKYVMVMGVVQACSPEPCLQAVKMTDLSDNPVHESMWELEVEDLHRNIP encoded by the exons ATGGCGGCTGCGGCGTCCCAGTCGCTGTCCTCGGGTGGCCCCGGGGCCGTGCGGCTGCCGCGCTCGCCGCCACTCAAGGTACTGGCAGGACAGCTGCGGCGGCACGCAGAGGGTGGCCCGGGCGCGTGGCGGCTGTCGCGGGCGGCGGTGGGCCGCGCTCCGCTGGAGCTGACGGCCGTGTGGATGCAGGGTACCGTGCTGGCGGCGGAAGGCGGCCAGGCGAGGCTGCGCGACCCGAGCGGGGACTTCTCCGTGCGCGGCCTGGAGCGCGTACCACGCGGCCGGCCCTGCCTGCTCCCAG gaaAGTATGTGATGGTGATGGGGGTGGTTCAGGCCTGCAGTCCTGAgccctgcctgcaggctgtgaaGATGACAGATCTTTCTGACAATCCTGTCCACGAAAGCATGTGGGAACTGGAGGTGGAAGACTTGCACAGGAATATTCCTTAG